The window GCGTTCCGGACGATGGAGGCGGCGCTTACCGCCGAGGTCGCCGACCAACCGAACCTCGTCCTGGCGCCCGGCGGCGGATGGATACTGCGCCCCGAACAGCTGGACCCGCTGGGCGCCACCACGCTCTCCGTATGGCTTCGCGTATCCGTCGACGAAACCGTGCGCCGCCTGCGCGCCGACACCATCGACCGGCCGTTCCGCGAGCACCCGGACCCGCGCGGGATGATCGCGTCCATGCTGGCGGAACGCGAGCCGCTGTACCGCCTGGCCGACGTTTCCATCCCCGCCGAGGGCCGCTCGCCCGAGGACATCGCCTTCGAGATCGAGACCATCATCCGCACCCGGCGCGAGGTGAGGCTACGGTAACGAGGGCACCTGCGTTCGGGACGGAACGGCGGCACGGCGGGGCCTCCGCTGCGGCGTGCTCGGCGAAGTGTGTGGCGGATCCCTCGGTCGCTGCGGTCCACGGCATACGGGCGAGTTCGGCGGGGACGCTCCGTCGGGATGACAACGCCGGCGCGTGTGCGACTCAACAGTCGTGACCGTAGTTACCGCTGTTCCAACGGAGCTCCTCGTGGTATTTTCGGACCTCGAAAGCACCTCCGCGGCCCGCCGCGCTGACCGTTTCCTGATCCTGATCCGATGAGCAATACAGATACGTCGCGGTTCATCTACGTGATGAAGGAACTGCGCAAGGTGGTTCCGCCCAACCGCGAGATCCTCAAGGGCATCTGGCTGTCGTTCTACCCCGGCGCCAAGATCGGTGTGGTGGGCGCCAACGGCAGCGGCAAGAGCTCGCTGCTGCGCATCATGGCCGGCGTCGACAAGGACTTCAACGGCGAGGCGTGGGCGGCCGAGGGCACGCGCATCGGCTACCTGGCACAGGAGCCGGAGCTGGACCCGGCGCTGGACGTGCGCGGCAACGTCGAAGAGGCCGTGCGGGCGCAGCGCGAGGTGCTGCGCCGCTTCGAGGAAGTGAACATGAGCTTCGGCGAGCCGGACGCCGACTTCGACAAGCTGCTCGAAGAACAGGCGCGGCTGCAGGATCAGATCGATGCGGCCAACCTGTGGGAGCTGGACCGCAAGATCGAGATCGCCATGGAGGCCCTGCGCCTGCCGCCCCCCGACGCGCGGGTGGAGAACCTGTCCGGCGGAGAGAAGCGCCGCGTGGCGCTGTGCAAGGTGCTGCTGGAAGAGCCCGACATGCTGTTGCTCGACGAGCCCACCAACCACCTGGACGCCGAGTCGGTGGCCTGGCTGGAGCACCACCTGGCCGCGTTCACGGGCACCATCGTCGCCATCACCCACGACCGCTACTTCCTGGACAACGTGGCGGAGTGGATCCTGGAGCTCGACCGCGGCGAGGGCATTCCCTGGAAGGGCAACTACACCAGCTGGCTCGAGCAGAAGCAGGAGCGCCTGCGGAAGGAAGAAAAGCAGTCGTCCGCGCGCCAGCGCACACTGGACCGCGAGCTGGAGTGGGTGCGCATGGCCCCACGCGCGCGGCAGGCCAAGAGCAAGGCCCGCCTGACCAGCTACGAAGAGCTGCTGAACGCCGACCAGAAGGAACGCGCCTCCACGGCCGAGATCATCATCCCCGCCGGGCCGCGCCTGGGTGACGAGGTGGTGGTGTCGGACGGGGTGGCCAAGGGCTACGGCGACAAGCTGCTGGTGGAAGACCTGAACTTCCGCCTGCCGCGCGGCGGCATCGTGGGCGTCATCGGGCCCAACGGCGCGGGCAAGACCACGCTGTTCCGCATGATCACGGGGCAGGAGCAGCCCGACGCGGGCGCGCTGAAGGTGGGGTCCACCGTCAAGCTGTCGTACGTGGACCAGAGCCGCGACGCGCTGAACGGCGAGAACACGGTGTGGCAGGAGATTTCGGGCGGGCAGGAAACGCTGGAGCTCGGCAAGCTGAAGATGAACTCGCGCGCGTACTGCGGATGGTTCAACTTCAAGGGAAGCGATCAGCAGAAGCTGGTGAAGCACCTGTCGGGCGGCGAGCGCAACCGCCTGCACATGGCCAAGCTGCTGAAGGAAGGCGGCAACCTGATCCTGCTCGACGAGCCCAGCAA is drawn from Longimicrobium sp. and contains these coding sequences:
- the ettA gene encoding energy-dependent translational throttle protein EttA; translation: MSNTDTSRFIYVMKELRKVVPPNREILKGIWLSFYPGAKIGVVGANGSGKSSLLRIMAGVDKDFNGEAWAAEGTRIGYLAQEPELDPALDVRGNVEEAVRAQREVLRRFEEVNMSFGEPDADFDKLLEEQARLQDQIDAANLWELDRKIEIAMEALRLPPPDARVENLSGGEKRRVALCKVLLEEPDMLLLDEPTNHLDAESVAWLEHHLAAFTGTIVAITHDRYFLDNVAEWILELDRGEGIPWKGNYTSWLEQKQERLRKEEKQSSARQRTLDRELEWVRMAPRARQAKSKARLTSYEELLNADQKERASTAEIIIPAGPRLGDEVVVSDGVAKGYGDKLLVEDLNFRLPRGGIVGVIGPNGAGKTTLFRMITGQEQPDAGALKVGSTVKLSYVDQSRDALNGENTVWQEISGGQETLELGKLKMNSRAYCGWFNFKGSDQQKLVKHLSGGERNRLHMAKLLKEGGNLILLDEPSNDLDVDTLRALEDALLNFAGCAVVISHDRWFLDRIATHILAFEGESRVVFFEGNYQEYEADKKRRLGADADIPHRIKYKRLVRA
- a CDS encoding shikimate kinase, encoding AFRTMEAALTAEVADQPNLVLAPGGGWILRPEQLDPLGATTLSVWLRVSVDETVRRLRADTIDRPFREHPDPRGMIASMLAEREPLYRLADVSIPAEGRSPEDIAFEIETIIRTRREVRLR